In Hypomesus transpacificus isolate Combined female unplaced genomic scaffold, fHypTra1 scaffold_27, whole genome shotgun sequence, one genomic interval encodes:
- the marveld2a gene encoding MARVEL domain-containing protein 2 encodes MSSGGGLYGRTERVRHVPHYDQVPPRSPQSDHLHDLQPLSQLDAELALSSDPLPPPPLPDHPPVGPEFDSSDSKDNVDPEADPSIDIKPVHRFIPDSWKSFFRGTSGRSSDKPWSMPGSSSNNNNNSSEGVRCSPPHSPSLPGSHRDPYGGSSSSYNSRKQLLGGGNHPESISGRTYRTGLTYSERVEEYHQRYDYMKSWAGLLRILGCVELLLGAAVFACVCAYIHKDNEWFNMFGYSSPGGTYGSYGGGGGGMYGAGMGGSYYTGPKTPFVLVVAGLAWVVTVIMLVLGMTMYYRTILLDSSWWPLTEFTINLVLAVLYLAAGVVYVNDITRGGLCSYPVFNNGISGAFCRTDAGQTAAIIFLFFTMLIYLIGAFVCLKLWRHEAARRYREKHSQEMQSRELPGTRVLIVPDHDHGIPEQVQRSTVVPIQAVPKVGPPKVLQGAIPSGHIPKPVILPDYIAKYPTVRTDDERDQYRAVFNDQYAEYKEIHSEVQATVKKFDEMDAMMRSLPQQTNNPMEYERVNRILQEYQRKKNDPTFLEKRERCEYLKSKLSHIKQKIHEYDKIMEWNDGYN; translated from the exons ATGTCCTCTGGAGGAGGCTTGTACGGCCGCACTGAGCGTGTCCGTCATGTGCCACACTATGACCAGGTCCCCCCGCGCTCCCCACAGAGTGACCACCTCCATGATCTCCAACCCCTGAGTCAGCTGGATGCAGAGCTAGCTCTGAGCTCCGACCCCTTACCACCTCCCCCCCTACCAGACCACCCCCCTGTGGGGCCTGAGTTTGACTCAAGTGACAGCAAGGATAACGTTGACCCGGAGGCTGACCCATCTATCGACATAAAACCAGTCCACCGCTTCATTCCAGACTCCTGGAAAAGCTTTTTCCGAGGCACCAGCGGGCGTAGCAGTGACAAGCCTTGGTCGATGCCTGGCTCATCCtccaataacaacaacaacagcagcgaGGGTGTGCGCTGCTCACCCCCCCACTCGCCCTCTCTGCCGGGGTCCCACCGGGACCCCTATGGGGGGTCGAGTAGCAGCTACAACTCCCGTAAACAACTATTGGGAGGTGGGAACCACCCAGAGTCCATTTCTGGGCGGACTTACCGTACGGGTTTGACCTATAGCGAGCGTGTGGAGGAGTATCATCAGCGCTATGACTACATGAAGTCCTGGGCGGGTCTTCTGAGAATTCTGGGGTGTGTTGAGCTGCTGTTGGGGGCAGCGGTGTTTGCCTGTGTCTGCGCGTACATACACAAAGACAACGAGTGGTTCAACATGTTCGGCTACTCCTCTCCTGGGGGTACGTATGGGAgttatggaggaggaggaggagggatgtaCGGAGCAGGCATGGGCGGGTCTTACTACACAGGTCCAAAGACTCCATTCGTGCTGGTGGTCGCAGGCTTGGCCTGGGTGGTGACTGTGATTATGTTGGTGTTGGGGATGACCATGTACTACCGCACAATCTTGTTGGACTCGTCCTGGTGGCCCCTGACCGAGTTCACTATAAACCTGGTCCTGGCTGTGCTCTACTTGGCCGCAG GTGTGGTGTACGTCAATGACATCACCCGCGGAGGTCTTTGCTCGTACCCTGTGTTCAACAATGGCATCAGTGGGGCCTTCTGCCGCACTGACGCAGGACAGACGGCTGCCATCATTTTCCTGTTCTTCACCATGTTGATCTATCTAATAGGGGCCTTCGTGTGTCTCAAACTGTGGAGGCACGAAGCGGCTCGCAGGTACCGCGAGAAGCACAGTCAAGAG ATGCAATCGAGAGAGTTGCCTGGAACACGAGTTTTG ATTGTTCCAGATCATGATCATGGTATTCCTGAGCAAGTCCAGCGTTCCACTGTTGTGCCCATCCAAGCTGTCCCCAAGGTCGGCCCACCCAAGGTCCTACAAGGGGCCATTCCCTCAGGACACATCCCTAAACCAGTCATCCTACCAGACTACATTGC TAAGTATCCAACCGTCCGCACAGACGATGAGCGTGACCAGTACCGGGCTGTGTTCAATGACCAGTATGCAGAGTACAAGGAGATCCACTCTGAAGTGCAGGCAACAGTGAAAAAGTTTGATGAAATGGATGCCATGATGCGTAGCCTACCACAGCAGACCAACAACCCCATG GAGTATGAACGCGTAAACAGAATCCTCCAAGAGtaccagagaaaaaaaaat GACCCTACTTTTTTGGAGAAGAGAGAGCGTTGTGAGTACCTGAAGAGCAAACTCTCCCACATCAAGCAGAAGATTCATGAATACGACAAGATCATGGAATGGAACGATGGTTATAACTAA
- the oclna gene encoding occludin: protein MSSKPYGSPPPYQSEHEFDEQPQPAYSFYADDEFQHFYRWASPPGIIKIMAIIVVVLSVGVFACVASTLAYDSQGALGGFGGGIGGGGSYGGGGGYGGGGYSSFGGGGYGASNGYGYGSLGGNYNDPRSGKGFMIAIAAFTFIAALAFFIIIVSRQNLSESRRFYLSVVIVCAILALLMFIATIVYLVAVNPMAQSSNSVYGAQIAGLCAQYQQPQSNAMFVNQYLYHYCVVEPQEAIAVVFGFLITAALIIMMVFGLKTRQKIRNFGKENILWKRVKVINEDAPPQDVEAWVNNVSGVPDEGIVADFPMKFGGSRSQLDDNSTDYDKPPISPEPPVEYLMPSRSSAPYSSSSELASSAGRPKKRRARRPRRANGQEPDTDYASSGDELDDNDFDSEFPPITSEQERIDYKHEFDRDHQEYKDLQADLDVINKNLSDVDRELDDLQEGSPQFLDAMDEYNRLKDLKRSADYQMKKRRCKYLKAKLSHIKRMVSDYSRGA from the exons ATGTCTTCAAAGCCCTACGGGAGTCCACCTCCCTACCAGTCAGAGCATGAATT TGATGAGCAACCTCAGCCGGCCTACTCCTTCTACGCAGACGATGAATTCCAGCACTTCTACCGCTGGGCGTCTCCTCCTGGAATCATCAAGATCATGGCCATCATTGTTGTTGTACTGAGTGTGGGTGTTTTCGCATGCGTGGCCTCTACACTCGCCTATGACTCCCAGGGAGCGCTTGGCGGGTTTGGTGGTGGTATCGGGGGAGGTGGTAGttatgggggaggaggtggttaTGGGGGAGGAGGTTACAGCAGCTTTGGCGGTGGAGGATATGGAGCTAGCAACGGTTATGGGTATGGTTCTCTCGGAGGGAACTATAATGATCCACGGTCAGGCAAAGGCTTTATGATCGCCATAGCGGCCTTCACATTCATCGCAGCCTTGGCCTTCTTCATCATCATAGTGTCCCGGCAGAACCTGTCAGAGTCCAGAAGGTTCTACCTGTCTGTGGTGATTGTGTGTGCCATCCTGGCTCTGCTGATGTTCATAGCCACTATAGTGTACCTGGTGGCCGTTAACCCCATGGCCCAGTCATCTAACTCTGTCTACGGGGCCCAAATTGCTGGCCTGTGTGCCCAGTACCAGCAACCACAGTCAAACGCGATGTTTGTCAACCAGTACCTCTACCACTACTGTGTTGTGGAACCACAAGAG GCGATTGCTGTGGTGTTTGGGTTCCTAATTACAGCCGCTCTGATCATCATGATGGTGTTTGGTCTGAAGACTCGTCAGAAGATCCGAAACTTCGGCAAGGAGAACATCCTCTGGAAGAGAGTTAAGGTCATCAATGAGGACGCCCCGCCCCAGGACGTGGAGGCTTGG GTGAACAATGTGTCAGGTGTTCCTGATGAGGGCATAGTGGCTGACTTCCCTATGAAGTTTGGGGGTTCCAGGAGCCAACTGGATGACAACAGCACAGACTACGACAAACCACCCATCAGTCCTGA gCCCCCTGTAGAGTATCTCATGCCTTCACGCAGCAGCGCCCCCTACAGCAGTAGCTCAGAATTGGCCAGCTCGGCGGGGAGGCCCAAAAAGAGGCGGGCTAGACGACCTCGCCGCGCCAATGGACAGGAGCCCGACACAGACTATGCCTCATCCGGAGATGAGCTGGATGACAATGACTTTGACAG TGAGTTCCCACCCATAACCAGTGAGCAGGAACGCATCGACTACAAGCACGAGTTTGACCGGGACCACCAGGAGTACAAGGACCTGCAAGCAGACCTGGACGTCATCAATAAGAACCTGTCAGACGTGGACCGAGAACTTGATGACCTGCAGGAAGGCAGCCCCCAGTTCCTG GATGCCATGGATGAGTACAACAGACTGAAAGACTTAAAAAGG TCGGCAGATTACCAGATGAAGAAGCGTCGATGTAagtacctgaaggccaagctcTCCCACATCAAGAGGATGGTGAGCGACTACAGTCGTGGGGCCTGA